The genomic DNA TATCAAATGTTACACTAATTCAAGTTGGGACAaaaaatttttttagttaattcaTAGTGAATACTACTTTaatcaagtattaatttatgaaaaaaaacttaatgtaAAATAGTTGGTATAGCCTTTACCTATTGGGTCTGCATGTCCGCTCCAAATAGGGGCTTCGGCGCTAGCAGTTTTTGTTTGACAACGAACATAAGATACGACGAAAATGATAGTGAAAACAAATGCCACTATATATTTTATGGTGATAgccataatttttattttctggtaATGAGCTCTTCGTTACTTatgagtatatataataaattaataacacaaATATACGTAActggtattttttttggtcaatggtatttttttttattgatttgtagtcaaaagaaactaatttatttctatatataatgatatcttatataatatggtaATGTCATTTTTTTACTTTGCGGATGCGACATTTGGTGTTCTATTTTTACGACACATGTACTTTACATTAATTtgaagtttgattttttaaatttatttacttagaaaagtatttatttcttttatcttcttctaccaaatttttaattattttggatatGTATTATCCCCTGTATATTAAAATGGAAGCACTCTATAAAAAAAGCTAATGTGTTAGTGTCATCGTTAGAGAgctatatgtattttttagcaaaatatccttaaattttctatttaataaCATTAATatgctattatattttcaaataaaacaattaactgaataaaattagatatatcatcattttcacacaaatttaattattacatattaaaactaattaaataattgcaTACTATTTAAACACAGAAtttcactaaaatatatttacaaatatacaagtcaaagttatatttatttcttaaaatcaatataaatattgatttcttaaaatcaatataaatataaaatatatgttctatattttataaacttaaaatcaatataagtaaaatattctaaaaaggctataaaacgtatgaattaatataaagtttataaaatatagaacatataacttattaatgAAATCatattcccaataaatatagatttatatatattcataaataaatataaaaatgacaacaaattaggagATATcgtgatgtgtgattatttatatatatctaagtatgtaaactaattaatctcaaaatttagtgtgattattaattaaaatttgaaatattgatTACCGAATTGAAATATACGatctaattgtatattcatttttgttctattaaaaaggaatgagacataaaccttatcattataaataaatttagtactaaaaaacttataatatatttaaaatgagtgattattagattatgtaaaactgttatagttactcgataaCAATAAATATGAAACTGATCTTtataacatacaaaaatatatattgccataaattgtaatattttataaatattgtcTTTACcatgtttacatattttacggggaaatattattttccacgaatatttttattttggaaattcattaattttttcataatagttttttttggtaataatccaTCATTTATAGAAATTAACAAACCGACAAactcaaaaaatttaaatagcctaatcaaaaatattaaatcaataaaaaataataaaatcttagcTCGAAACTCGAAAGGGATGAACTTCTATAATTGAGCAAACACGAGTAAACTTTTTTACATTAGAGACTTGAGATATTTGTCTAGACCGAGAAGTCGTTGATCATCATCATAGTTGTACTTATACATCAAAGGAACTGTTCTTGCAATATTGAGACAAGCTTTTGAGAATGATCTTGAGAATGGACTTGGATTCAGACACTCCATGTTCAAACATTTCCATGCTTTAGATATCTTGTGGAAAACATGTGTTCTCGCTTCATCAACAGTTGATCCCTCGTACTCGTTCATGTAACACTCTATGTATGATCCATCAGCTCCATCTTGGTTCTCATCCTGttataacaaacaaaacgaTGTACAAGATTTAAGTTTCAGATTGTCTCTCCAGTCCATTAGTATCATTAGTTTAGTACGTATAACCTTGGCACTTCCGAGATCATCCCAGAGCCTGAGGATTGTAGCTGCAGACGATACAATCCTCGGGTTGCTCTCAATTAGTTCAACTTTCTCTCTTGTGAGTTCTTCTCCCAACAAGAAGTAGACATGGAGCATCACTAAATGAACACCTGAACTCACAACCCCATTCTTCATATACTCTTCAGTATTCGGTAAGTAGCCTGAATTAAACCACTTTGCTTCTATCAAGAATGCTTTACACAAACTTGCCCACTGAGAAACAAAGATATCATACTGTTAATAAGGTTTGAACCAGTAGAGCTATATAATATGATACAAACAAATCTATACACATGATGATGTTTTGAATGATAATTACCGATTTTCGAAGAGAGTCTGTTGGGTTCCAGCCATGTGATTTGCAGATCTTCATGCTAATCTCCATTGTGATCATATCTAGAGCCTCAAAGCAAACCTTCATGTATCTCGGTAGCTTCTCAAGCCCCTTGTGATCCCATCTAGACAAATATTTTCATCTATCATTAATTTACATAGTTAAAATAAGTATTAATGGGAATAAACATAACATATCGAGTGTAGTTTATATGTATGTACCTCTCAACAACTTGTGtgaagatgattagttcttctAGCTTTCCATAAACATCGAAAATGTCATCTTTAACGTAAACAAGCGATATTGGTTTGGTAAGATCAAGCCTTTGTTCGGTTAATGTTGGATCTTGAAGAATTTCCCTGGACCATGTGTACCATTTTAATGGCTGATTTCTTATCTTCCTCAGCTCTTTTTCTAAACCAAGCTCTCTCCACCATCtgaaaaaagtagaaaaatgtTCTCTCGAATTCACatatatttgacataaataacATTGATCTACAGGGCGTAGCTTGATGAAATTACTTTGATATTTGAGACATTTCTTCATGAACAAGGGACTTCAACAAAATGGACTTAATCTCAGCCACTCCCAATATAGATTGAAACCACTCTTTATTTTCTTGACCCGCAATTTTGATCATGCTTATGAACCTGTTAGACGTTAATCTTCTTAAGGTTTTGTGGCGAGGCTGCGCCAAAGTACTCATCATAACTCGCTCTTGATGACTTTTTCGACATGAGCAAAGTTCATTAAGGCGGTCAAACATAAATTCTTTCACTCCATCAtgtgtttcttcgtcttctAGAAAGATCTCAAAAGCTTCATACAATAGAACCTTCACGTCAACTTTTGGGTCGTCTTCGAGTCTACCCTTCTTGTTAAGGATGTTTTCGAAAATAcctaaatgttttaaaaaacatcatgacttgaaaatacacatatataacGTGAGCAATTTAGTAAGTACATATATGTGTACGTTTTGTATCACGTACTTTCTTGAACATAGTGACCATCTTGTCTCAGCACTCTAAAGCAAAGTGCGAGCTCATGAATATCACAGGCATAGAAATGGGTGCATTCTTTGTAAATTATGTGAAGGTTTTGATCGATCTCGAGTCTAAAATGGAGCACAATGCCTAAACCTTGATTGGCATTGGTCATCTCCAAGCTCTCAAATGGATCATCTCGGTTTGAAACTTGTATGTTCTTCACGTTCTTGAGATTTAAGTTTTGCACATTTTCCTACAAGAACAGAAAAAACcactttattttgaaaaatagtgTGACATTTGCAAAGCAACTAAAAGACATAATATATTTGTAGATACTATGGATTTCTTGTGATCAAATTACTTCAAACGGCTAGAAGCCGGAGAGTAGATATAGGTTGACAGCGTTCTTCTAGCGGTATTTCGAGATTAGAGATGTTGGAGAATTGCTTGGATTTGTAGaagcaaaacaagaaagtgAATTTATTGTGGGAGCTATTAAGGCCATGAATGATGTATGAAATTATGCTTCTTATGCAAAGAGTTAATCATTAATTTGCCTAGCTAGagctatatataaattaaattggagGATATATGAGAGTTCAATGAAAACTACCCGAATGGAATTTTGGAGTCACAGATTCTAAATTTTCTGCATTTTTAGGCCATACCTCTAAAGCTGACAAATActatgagatatttttttgtatgatggAACTATGAGCGTTTCTTGGCCACAATGATTCTTAAGGCCTTACTAAAGGACCACTAAACAATAACGTGACCTTACGAAATATCGTGTTTGGAGTCAGTTGATATATTATCTCAGCCCCAAAACGCCAAATCAAAAAGGGGTCAGCACTGGTTTAGGCACACTGTCACAGTACGGTCGAAACCAATGGTAGTGAGTTAGTGATCAATCGTGGTCTTCATCAAGATATTCATGAACttagaaataaattatatggcTCTACCTATGTCACGAAAGTGttctttatctttttggtcaagcaGTTTGAGAGAGCTTCAGAATTAAACATACTTGTGCTAAAACAATTTTAGGATAGATGACTTATTGGAAAGTAATTTACAATAGTGcgcgagtgaagacaaaacatggaaaaaaacaCGTAATGATTTGTACCGTCGATAAACAAGTTTTAAAGATCTCTGAAAGTAGTGAACCCACCACTAGAGGATGGTGTGGAACCAACGGCCCGAGATTCAAGTTCAACTGGTGGAAACTCAGGCTGCTGTAATTCAAAAAGTGGATGCAGTACATTCAGTGACACGTGCAAGACAAAGTAAATGCAGAGGAATTAGGCTGGTCTACAATATCTCCGGGTAAATCAAGATGGTTTGGAGATTAAACTGGTGTAACAAAGATTTAGGttatcaatttcatttttttctaatttacgTAGGTATCGTGACAAAAAACTAATGCATGTGTATTTGTAGGGGTGTCAAGTTGGGTAAACCAACCCATACCAACCCATAACCATAGAGATttgctatat from Camelina sativa cultivar DH55 chromosome 7, Cs, whole genome shotgun sequence includes the following:
- the LOC104705165 gene encoding S-(+)-linalool synthase, chloroplastic; its protein translation is MTNANQGLGIVLHFRLEIDQNLHIIYKECTHFYACDIHELALCFRVLRQDGHYVQESIFENILNKKGRLEDDPKVDVKVLLYEAFEIFLEDEETHDGVKEFMFDRLNELCSCRKSHQERVMMSTLAQPRHKTLRRLTSNRFISMIKIAGQENKEWFQSILGVAEIKSILLKSLVHEEMSQISKWWRELGLEKELRKIRNQPLKWYTWSREILQDPTLTEQRLDLTKPISLVYVKDDIFDVYGKLEELIIFTQVVERWDHKGLEKLPRYMKVCFEALDMITMEISMKICKSHGWNPTDSLRKSWASLCKAFLIEAKWFNSGYLPNTEEYMKNGVVSSGVHLVMLHVYFLLGEELTREKVELIESNPRIVSSAATILRLWDDLGSAKDENQDGADGSYIECYMNEYEGSTVDEARTHVFHKISKAWKCLNMECLNPSPFSRSFSKACLNIARTVPLMYKYNYDDDQRLLGLDKYLKSLM